Proteins found in one Paenibacillus borealis genomic segment:
- a CDS encoding malate:quinone oxidoreductase: MSNQQTKTDVILIGAGIMSATLGSRPKRIVWAVPFGFVRDLRMLFVRTLLQFLCNFLGLRPKAWVGFLLPSCATT, translated from the coding sequence ATGAGCAACCAACAAACCAAAACAGACGTGATTTTAATTGGTGCCGGAATCATGAGTGCAACACTTGGTTCACGGCCTAAGCGGATTGTTTGGGCTGTGCCTTTTGGTTTTGTGCGGGATTTACGAATGCTTTTTGTGAGGACGCTGCTCCAATTTCTCTGCAACTTCCTTGGCCTTCGTCCTAAAGCATGGGTCGGCTTCCTTTTGCCCTCTTGCGCAACCACTTGA
- a CDS encoding phosphocarrier protein HPr, whose amino-acid sequence MVMETFVVTEESGLHARPASVLVQTASKFKAELRIEYDGRSVNLKSIVGVMSLGVPQGHSFTISSFGEDEEEAIAKLSSIIIGQGLGQ is encoded by the coding sequence ATGGTTATGGAAACATTCGTAGTCACTGAAGAATCAGGCCTGCATGCCCGTCCGGCTTCGGTGCTGGTCCAGACCGCCAGTAAGTTCAAGGCGGAGCTGCGCATTGAATACGACGGCAGAAGCGTCAATCTGAAATCTATAGTCGGTGTGATGTCGCTGGGGGTTCCCCAGGGTCATTCCTTCACAATCTCCAGCTTCGGGGAAGATGAGGAAGAGGCGATTGCCAAACTGAGCAGCATTATCATCGGCCAGGGGCTGGGACAATGA
- the rpiB gene encoding ribose 5-phosphate isomerase B — MKIVIGNDHGGIFLKEELLLVLAELDQEVEIEDIGCHTCESVDYPDYAVTVARKVAGGEADRGILICGTGIGMSIAANKVPGIRCALVHDVFSAKATREHNDSNILAMGERVIGPGLAGEIVRVWLETEFTGGRHKQRIDKIAEFEHSASALQE, encoded by the coding sequence ATGAAGATCGTAATCGGCAATGACCACGGCGGAATCTTTTTGAAGGAGGAGCTCTTGCTGGTGCTTGCGGAGCTTGATCAAGAGGTGGAAATTGAGGATATAGGCTGCCACACTTGTGAATCGGTAGATTATCCCGACTATGCAGTTACGGTTGCCCGTAAAGTGGCAGGCGGGGAAGCCGACCGTGGCATTCTGATCTGCGGTACAGGGATCGGCATGTCGATTGCCGCCAACAAGGTACCCGGCATCCGCTGCGCCCTGGTCCACGATGTATTCAGTGCAAAGGCCACACGGGAGCATAATGACAGCAATATTCTCGCTATGGGTGAACGGGTGATCGGCCCGGGGCTGGCCGGAGAGATTGTAAGGGTCTGGCTGGAGACGGAATTCACCGGCGGCCGGCATAAGCAGCGGATTGATAAAATAGCGGAGTTTGAACACTCTGCATCTGCACTACAGGAGTAA
- the tkt gene encoding transketolase — translation MNTTPVTSSVTEKLAVNTLRTLSIDAVEKAGSGHPGMPMGAAPMAYALWAGDMKHNPRNPGWFNRDRFVLSAGHGSSLLYSLLHLFGYGLTIEDLQSFRQWGSRTPGHPEFGHTPGVEATTGPLGQGMAMAVGMAMAERHLAAVYNKEQFPLVDHYTYCICGDGDLMEGVSAEAASLAGHLGLGRLIVLYDSNDISLDGALAMSFSESVEERFTAYGWQVLRVTDGNSVEDIQAAIAEGRADEERPTLIEVKTVIGYGSPNKGGTSACHGAPLGAEEVRAAKAAYEWVHEPFGVPAAVKAHFAELAMHGEQAEMEWNELRREYELQFPQLAVRFNAAVSGELPPDWQEDLPQFTPGQSLATRESSGRVLNAAAQVIPKLIGGSADLASSNKTLLKGSGNYSRGAYAGRNLWFGVREFAMGAAMNGMALHGGVKVFGATFFVFSDYLRPAIRLAALMKLPVTYVFTHDSVAVGEDGPTHEPVEQLASLRAMPGLSVIRPADAKETAAAWRLALESKDAPTALILSRQNLPTLAIEDHAAYEGVKRGAYIVSPAAEDAEGLLLATGSEVSLAITAQALLAAEGVYVSVVSMPSWDRFEQQTPEYRESVLPAALKVRLAVELGSPFGWREYTGDTGRTLTLSGFGASAPAEVLFREYGFTPENLALQFKRLAAENGKVGV, via the coding sequence ATGAACACAACTCCGGTTACAAGCAGTGTGACCGAGAAATTGGCTGTAAACACGCTGCGCACCTTATCCATCGACGCCGTGGAGAAGGCAGGCTCGGGGCATCCGGGCATGCCAATGGGGGCAGCTCCGATGGCTTACGCTTTGTGGGCAGGAGATATGAAGCACAATCCGCGCAACCCCGGCTGGTTCAACCGTGACCGCTTCGTCCTGTCTGCGGGGCATGGCTCGTCCCTGCTCTACAGCCTGCTGCACCTGTTCGGCTATGGGCTTACAATAGAGGACCTGCAAAGCTTCCGGCAATGGGGCAGCCGGACTCCCGGACATCCCGAATTCGGGCATACACCCGGTGTGGAGGCCACTACCGGTCCACTGGGTCAGGGGATGGCCATGGCTGTCGGAATGGCAATGGCTGAGCGTCATCTGGCCGCTGTCTACAATAAGGAACAGTTTCCGCTGGTGGATCATTATACGTACTGTATCTGCGGCGATGGCGATCTGATGGAAGGCGTATCGGCGGAGGCGGCTTCACTGGCCGGCCACCTTGGTCTGGGGCGTCTGATTGTCCTGTATGATTCCAACGACATCTCGCTGGATGGAGCGCTTGCGATGTCCTTCTCTGAATCTGTGGAGGAACGCTTCACCGCATATGGATGGCAGGTGCTGCGGGTTACGGACGGCAACAGTGTGGAAGATATTCAGGCGGCTATTGCTGAAGGCCGGGCCGATGAAGAGCGGCCGACGCTGATTGAAGTGAAGACCGTGATCGGCTACGGCTCGCCGAACAAAGGCGGGACCTCAGCCTGTCATGGCGCTCCGCTGGGAGCTGAAGAGGTCCGGGCAGCGAAGGCTGCTTACGAATGGGTGCATGAACCCTTTGGGGTGCCGGCAGCAGTGAAGGCACACTTCGCGGAGCTGGCTATGCATGGGGAACAGGCGGAGATGGAATGGAATGAGCTGCGGCGTGAATACGAGCTGCAATTTCCGCAGCTGGCCGTCCGGTTTAATGCGGCTGTCTCAGGAGAACTGCCCCCGGACTGGCAGGAGGATCTGCCGCAGTTCACCCCGGGTCAGAGTCTGGCAACGCGGGAATCTTCCGGCCGTGTCCTGAATGCGGCTGCACAGGTCATTCCGAAGCTGATTGGCGGATCGGCCGATCTGGCCAGCTCGAACAAGACGCTGCTGAAGGGCAGCGGCAATTACAGCCGCGGGGCTTATGCCGGCCGTAATCTCTGGTTCGGTGTACGTGAATTTGCGATGGGCGCGGCGATGAACGGCATGGCTCTGCATGGCGGGGTCAAGGTGTTCGGTGCTACCTTCTTTGTTTTCTCGGATTATCTGCGTCCGGCAATCCGCCTTGCCGCCCTGATGAAGCTGCCGGTAACCTATGTGTTCACCCACGACAGCGTGGCCGTAGGCGAGGATGGGCCGACCCATGAACCCGTTGAGCAGCTGGCTTCGCTGCGGGCGATGCCCGGATTGTCCGTCATCCGCCCGGCTGATGCCAAGGAGACCGCAGCCGCCTGGCGCCTGGCACTGGAGAGCAAGGACGCGCCGACTGCGCTGATTCTCTCCAGGCAGAATCTGCCCACGCTTGCCATTGAAGATCATGCCGCTTATGAAGGGGTGAAGAGAGGCGCATACATTGTCTCCCCGGCAGCGGAAGATGCTGAGGGCCTCCTCCTGGCAACAGGCTCGGAGGTCAGCCTGGCGATTACTGCGCAGGCGCTGCTTGCTGCAGAAGGTGTGTATGTCTCCGTCGTGAGCATGCCTAGCTGGGACCGCTTCGAACAGCAGACTCCGGAATATAGGGAAAGTGTGCTGCCCGCAGCGCTTAAGGTAAGGCTTGCCGTGGAACTGGGCTCCCCGTTCGGCTGGAGGGAATACACGGGTGATACGGGCCGGACGCTTACGCTCAGCGGCTTCGGGGCATCCGCCCCGGCAGAGGTGCTGTTCAGGGAATACGGCTTCACGCCGGAGAACCTGGCGCTGCAATTCAAGCGGCTGGCTGCGGAGAACGGAAAGGTGGGGGTATAG
- a CDS encoding IS3 family transposase gives MRFQFIEDHRSEFPVEKMCNVFQVSRSGYYKWRTAKPSPQATRKALLLKRITYHFHDSHGRYGSPKITVLLKREGYKVSERTVGKYMRELGLRSCVAKRFRVHTTDSNHPLPIAPNLLNQQFQTEKPNQAWVADITYIPCREGRMYLASVLDLCTREIVGWRLGDRMTTDLVQGALDDAYQAKRPGKGLIHHSDRGSQYASADYRGRLEKYQMTASMSRKGNCYDNACIESFHSLLKKEFVYWTRFKTKKQAYDSIYQYIEFFYNCKRIHGALGYVSPVQFAATFKRKTA, from the coding sequence CTGAGATTCCAGTTTATAGAAGATCATCGCTCCGAGTTCCCAGTGGAGAAGATGTGCAACGTCTTTCAGGTATCACGGAGCGGTTATTACAAATGGAGAACAGCGAAGCCCAGCCCCCAAGCCACCCGCAAAGCGTTACTGCTTAAGCGGATTACCTATCATTTTCACGACTCGCATGGTCGTTACGGTAGCCCCAAAATTACGGTTCTCTTGAAGCGTGAGGGGTACAAGGTAAGCGAACGCACAGTAGGAAAGTACATGAGAGAACTGGGCCTGCGCTCCTGTGTCGCGAAGAGGTTTCGCGTACACACGACCGACTCTAACCATCCTTTGCCCATTGCCCCTAACTTGCTGAACCAGCAATTCCAAACCGAAAAGCCAAACCAGGCGTGGGTCGCAGATATTACTTACATTCCCTGTCGGGAAGGGCGGATGTACTTGGCGAGCGTGCTGGACCTATGCACCCGGGAGATCGTAGGCTGGCGGCTGGGCGACCGGATGACCACAGACCTCGTACAGGGCGCTCTAGACGATGCCTACCAAGCGAAACGCCCCGGGAAGGGCTTGATTCACCATTCGGATCGAGGCTCGCAGTATGCCTCTGCAGACTACCGGGGACGCCTGGAGAAGTACCAGATGACTGCAAGTATGAGCCGCAAAGGGAACTGTTATGATAACGCCTGTATCGAATCTTTTCACAGCCTCTTGAAAAAAGAGTTTGTGTACTGGACTCGATTTAAAACAAAGAAGCAGGCCTATGATTCCATCTACCAATACATTGAATTTTTCTACAACTGTAAACGAATCCATGGGGCACTGGGTTACGTATCTCCGGTTCAGTTTGCAGCAACATTTAAGCGGAAAACCGCTTAG
- the ptsP gene encoding phosphoenolpyruvate--protein phosphotransferase: protein MLQMLKGIGASSGIAIAKAHCLHTAAPVIEKDSRLGTQAELERFGAAVSLAVTQVRELKALTAQKLGEAEAGIFEAHLLVLDDPELLGAVREQIIAQEATAEYALQEVTRQIVVSFESLNTEYLRERAGDIRDVSRRVMNALSGRATGVQDIKQPVIIVAQDLTPSDTVQLNRDYVKGFTTVAGGTTSHSAIMARAMEIPAVVGAADALQEIRQDDLLILDGEEGVLLVNPPSGVIAEYEGKRLELERRKEQQAKLAALPTVSSDGHQVELAGNIGSPGDVAAVLQHGGEGVGLFRTEFLYMGRKELPSEEEQFQAYRSVLEQMGGRPVVVRTIDIGGDKELPCLKLPKEENPFLGFRAIRLCLETAEQELFRTQLRALLRAGVYGNLKIMFPMIATLDELRQAKQVLAQEKRKLEQAGIPAGAGIAVGMMVEIPAAAVMADLFAPEVDFFSIGTNDLIQYTMAADRMNSRVSYLYQPYNPAVLRLIKGVIDAAHSHGKWVGMCGEMAGNRAAIPLLLGLGLDEFSMGAPSILAARECIMQLSRAGMEELARKALSMGTAEEVIALLRQEADRRT from the coding sequence ATGCTGCAGATGCTGAAGGGAATTGGCGCTTCATCCGGCATCGCGATTGCCAAGGCACACTGCCTGCATACGGCAGCGCCGGTGATTGAGAAGGACAGCAGGCTGGGTACACAGGCAGAGCTGGAACGGTTCGGAGCAGCCGTCAGTCTGGCGGTTACACAAGTCAGAGAGCTTAAGGCGCTTACGGCACAGAAGCTGGGGGAAGCCGAGGCCGGAATTTTTGAAGCGCATCTGCTGGTGCTGGATGACCCGGAGCTGCTTGGGGCAGTCAGGGAGCAGATCATTGCTCAGGAAGCTACAGCGGAATACGCACTGCAAGAGGTTACGAGGCAAATTGTAGTGTCTTTTGAATCACTTAACACAGAGTATCTGCGGGAGCGGGCCGGGGATATCCGCGATGTATCCCGGCGGGTTATGAACGCGCTGTCCGGGAGAGCAACCGGTGTGCAGGACATTAAGCAGCCGGTAATTATCGTTGCCCAAGACCTTACACCTTCGGATACGGTGCAACTGAACCGGGATTATGTGAAAGGTTTCACTACTGTGGCGGGTGGAACGACCTCCCACTCGGCCATTATGGCCCGGGCGATGGAGATTCCGGCCGTTGTCGGTGCAGCGGATGCGCTGCAGGAGATCCGTCAGGACGATTTGCTTATTCTTGACGGGGAGGAAGGCGTGCTGCTGGTGAATCCGCCCTCCGGAGTGATCGCTGAATATGAAGGGAAGCGGCTGGAATTGGAGCGCCGTAAGGAGCAGCAGGCGAAGCTTGCGGCACTGCCTACAGTATCCTCTGACGGGCATCAGGTGGAGCTGGCCGGCAATATCGGCAGTCCGGGAGACGTGGCCGCCGTGCTGCAGCATGGGGGAGAAGGCGTCGGCCTGTTCCGTACCGAGTTTCTGTACATGGGCCGGAAGGAGCTTCCGTCCGAAGAAGAACAGTTTCAGGCCTACCGGAGCGTGCTGGAGCAGATGGGAGGGCGGCCCGTGGTTGTCCGCACGATTGATATCGGCGGCGATAAGGAGCTGCCTTGCCTGAAGCTGCCGAAGGAGGAGAATCCCTTCCTCGGCTTCCGGGCCATCCGGCTCTGTCTGGAGACAGCGGAGCAGGAGCTGTTCCGGACGCAATTGCGCGCGCTGCTGCGTGCAGGGGTCTACGGGAACCTGAAGATCATGTTCCCGATGATCGCCACGCTGGATGAGCTTCGCCAGGCCAAACAGGTGCTGGCGCAGGAGAAGCGCAAGCTGGAGCAGGCAGGCATCCCGGCAGGCGCCGGTATCGCTGTCGGGATGATGGTGGAAATTCCTGCAGCGGCGGTGATGGCCGATCTGTTCGCACCGGAGGTGGACTTCTTCAGCATCGGCACTAATGATCTGATTCAGTATACGATGGCCGCCGACCGCATGAACAGCAGGGTATCCTATCTATACCAGCCTTACAACCCAGCGGTGCTGCGCCTGATTAAGGGCGTCATTGACGCCGCACACAGCCATGGCAAATGGGTGGGGATGTGCGGGGAAATGGCCGGGAACAGGGCAGCCATTCCGCTGCTGCTAGGCCTGGGCTTGGATGAGTTCAGTATGGGCGCCCCGTCCATTCTGGCGGCGAGAGAATGCATTATGCAGCTGTCCCGAGCCGGGATGGAGGAGCTCGCCCGGAAGGCTCTGTCTATGGGCACTGCGGAAGAGGTCATAGCTCTGCTGCGGCAGGAAGCGGACAGGAGGACGTAA
- a CDS encoding iron-containing alcohol dehydrogenase — translation MRIWRLWQRHADVHSRQESAGRPDLITYELQARELIGLLEKKGCKAGSCLYTEAKVLPDERSLGRLLMSSAGKPDGMLAVGSGTLTDLTRMAAARQGIPFLSVPTAPSMDGYASGVSSLLAGGRKTTYPGVTATAILGSLELIAAAPLKMLQAGFGDIIGKKISVCDWLLGHTLNGEYLCPYTLGLVEQAADSVIVQAEGIRRREPEAVQELMEALLLSGMAIAMAGDSRPASGSEHLLAHYLEGAFLREGREPLSHGLAVAAGTLCAGMFYNTVLNSAEWVDKEQIAAVREALGARQPVPWLIRSWLEDIGLSASPADYGISRELLREALLLSHLTRPRYTIFSFAAKLGILEQAAERVLDKLYPL, via the coding sequence ATGCGGATATGGAGGCTGTGGCAGAGGCATGCTGACGTACATTCAAGGCAGGAATCTGCTGGTCGTCCAGACCTGATCACCTATGAACTGCAAGCCCGTGAGCTAATCGGACTGCTGGAGAAGAAAGGCTGCAAGGCCGGCAGCTGCCTATACACTGAAGCCAAAGTACTGCCGGATGAACGCTCACTTGGCCGGCTGCTGATGTCTTCTGCCGGGAAACCGGATGGGATGCTTGCCGTCGGTTCAGGCACCCTTACCGATCTGACACGGATGGCGGCTGCGCGGCAGGGTATTCCGTTCCTGTCCGTTCCTACAGCCCCGTCGATGGACGGTTATGCCTCAGGAGTCTCCTCCTTACTGGCAGGCGGCAGGAAGACTACTTATCCCGGTGTTACCGCTACAGCCATCCTTGGGAGCCTTGAGCTTATTGCAGCTGCCCCGCTGAAGATGCTGCAGGCCGGCTTCGGCGATATCATCGGCAAGAAAATCTCCGTCTGTGACTGGCTGCTCGGGCATACGCTGAACGGCGAATACCTCTGCCCGTATACCCTCGGTCTAGTGGAGCAGGCGGCGGATAGTGTAATTGTCCAAGCTGAAGGCATCCGCCGCCGGGAGCCTGAGGCCGTGCAGGAACTGATGGAAGCCTTGCTGCTGTCGGGCATGGCGATTGCCATGGCCGGCGATTCGCGGCCTGCATCCGGGTCCGAGCATCTGCTGGCGCATTATCTGGAGGGCGCATTCCTCCGTGAAGGCCGGGAGCCGCTCTCCCATGGTCTTGCGGTTGCTGCCGGCACCTTATGCGCGGGAATGTTCTATAACACTGTGCTGAACAGCGCAGAGTGGGTGGATAAGGAGCAGATTGCAGCTGTCCGTGAGGCGCTGGGGGCCAGGCAGCCTGTGCCTTGGCTGATCCGCAGCTGGCTGGAGGATATCGGGCTGTCTGCTTCCCCGGCTGATTACGGCATCAGCCGTGAGCTGCTGCGTGAGGCTCTGCTGCTATCCCATTTGACCAGACCCCGCTATACAATCTTCTCCTTCGCGGCCAAGCTAGGTATCCTGGAGCAGGCTGCGGAGAGGGTGCTTGATAAGCTGTATCCCTTGTGA
- a CDS encoding transposase gives MSGTRRSYNEEYKKQTVKYIQEQTKTVAELALELDIPAKTLHQWLGKYRSFQSEPIATPDKVRELERQLKERDQQVADLTEEMAILKKAVHIFSNPKN, from the coding sequence ATGAGTGGAACACGGAGAAGCTACAATGAAGAATATAAAAAACAGACCGTAAAGTATATCCAGGAGCAAACCAAGACGGTGGCAGAACTCGCCCTGGAACTGGACATCCCCGCCAAAACCCTGCACCAATGGCTGGGGAAGTACCGGTCGTTTCAGAGTGAGCCCATAGCCACCCCAGACAAAGTCAGAGAGTTGGAACGTCAACTGAAGGAACGCGACCAACAGGTGGCAGACCTGACGGAGGAAATGGCCATCCTAAAAAAAGCAGTGCACATCTTCAGCAACCCAAAGAACTGA